A section of the Leptotrichia buccalis C-1013-b genome encodes:
- a CDS encoding RNA-binding protein, with translation MKKENFLRQFPKEMEYLVSKLYNCYEVAKEYEIMSFTEEFYTPNFWKKLGKRMDRLNVICDGVFADSDRRQIAFVPDSFIAGNRDVYDNFAKNGKSLVQDDEKFEEYADFNNEFNENSFQFPNKLLKISIDSRFREYSHKDFLGSLMGLNIKRELMGDLILENEGRKISGYIPVSEKIADYIISELKQIGKASCEIEIIDTKNKNVLPQYKYDNKLITVPSKRLDSIISTITNLSRTKVIEPIEKGKVLVDYVEEKDKSRMLEIGSLITIRGFGKYKLFLDKGETKKGKERILVKKYI, from the coding sequence ATGAAAAAAGAAAATTTTTTGAGGCAGTTTCCAAAAGAAATGGAGTATTTGGTTAGTAAATTGTATAATTGTTATGAAGTGGCGAAGGAATATGAGATTATGAGCTTTACTGAGGAGTTTTATACGCCGAATTTTTGGAAGAAGCTAGGGAAAAGGATGGATAGACTTAATGTTATTTGTGATGGAGTTTTTGCGGATAGTGATAGACGGCAAATTGCATTTGTGCCTGATAGTTTTATAGCTGGAAATAGAGATGTTTATGATAATTTTGCAAAAAATGGCAAAAGTTTGGTACAAGATGATGAAAAATTTGAAGAATATGCGGACTTTAATAATGAGTTTAATGAGAATAGTTTTCAATTTCCAAATAAATTGTTAAAAATATCAATAGATTCAAGATTTCGTGAATATTCACATAAAGATTTTTTGGGAAGCCTTATGGGGCTTAATATAAAAAGGGAGCTTATGGGAGACTTGATTTTGGAAAATGAGGGCAGGAAAATATCAGGGTATATTCCAGTATCAGAGAAAATTGCGGATTATATTATTTCGGAATTAAAGCAAATTGGAAAAGCCTCTTGTGAAATTGAAATTATTGACACAAAAAATAAAAATGTTCTTCCGCAATATAAATATGATAATAAGTTAATCACAGTTCCCTCCAAGCGTCTGGACAGCATCATTTCAACGATTACAAATTTATCTCGGACAAAAGTAATTGAGCCGATTGAAAAAGGAAAGGTTCTAGTTGATTATGTGGAAGAAAAGGATAAGTCTAGAATGCTTGAAATTGGGAGTTTGATTACGATTAGAGGGTTTGGGAAGTATAAATTGTTTTTGGATAAGGGGGAAACGAAAAAGGGGAAGGAACGCATACTTGTGAAGAAATACATTTAG
- the pepF gene encoding oligoendopeptidase F translates to MERSEIKQEYKWNLSDIYENYSAWEKDFEKVSELKKELAGFKGKFGNEGKLLEFFQKQEEMDKISYKLYRYPQLARDLNSLNKEAVEHLQKVQFLFAEVSTELSWVNSELVDNRENIEKWIEKKEFDDYRFGLKNLFRLQKHILEEKESKLLSYYSSFFSAPRSIYSEVTVTDVEWPQVTLSSGEKVDVTPANYSKILSTNRNQEDRKLMFQTFYTIYEKKKNTIGAIYNSILQKGIASKKAYNYDSFLLSHLESDNIPEEIYLNLVNTAKNNTKPLQRYLKLRKKILGLEKYYNFDGSINLIEFDKEYEYDDAKEIVLNSVAPLGKDYVEKMKKAISEGWLDVFEAKGKRTGAYSAGVYGVHPYMLLNYNKTLDSVFTLAHELGHTLHTLYSDENQPFSMADYTIFVAEVASTFNERLLLDYMLENTNDPKERIALLEQEIGNIVGTFYFQALLADYEYQAHKLAEAGEPITAEVLSKIMEDLFDKYYGDIIEKDDLIYIFWARVPHFFNSPFYVYQYATCFASSAILYEKMINSSDESEKKQTLDKYIQLLSSGGNDFPMEQLKKAGVDLSKIETIEAVAKQFDLLLDKLEVEIGKL, encoded by the coding sequence ATGGAAAGAAGTGAAATAAAACAGGAATATAAATGGAATTTATCAGATATTTATGAAAATTATTCAGCTTGGGAAAAGGATTTTGAGAAAGTTAGTGAGTTGAAAAAAGAATTGGCTGGATTTAAAGGGAAATTTGGGAATGAAGGGAAGTTATTGGAGTTTTTTCAGAAGCAGGAGGAGATGGATAAGATTTCTTATAAATTGTATCGGTATCCTCAGCTTGCGAGGGATTTGAACTCGTTGAATAAGGAGGCTGTGGAGCATTTGCAGAAGGTGCAGTTTTTATTTGCGGAGGTTTCTACTGAATTGTCCTGGGTAAATTCGGAACTGGTTGATAATCGTGAGAATATTGAAAAATGGATTGAAAAAAAAGAATTTGATGATTATAGATTTGGACTAAAAAATTTATTTAGGTTGCAAAAGCATATTCTGGAAGAAAAGGAAAGCAAACTGTTGTCGTACTACAGCTCATTCTTTTCAGCACCTAGAAGCATTTATTCGGAAGTTACGGTTACGGATGTGGAGTGGCCTCAGGTTACGCTTAGTTCTGGAGAAAAAGTGGATGTAACGCCTGCCAATTATTCTAAAATTTTGTCTACAAATAGAAATCAGGAAGACAGAAAACTGATGTTTCAGACGTTTTATACAATTTATGAAAAGAAAAAAAATACGATTGGGGCAATTTATAACTCAATTTTGCAAAAGGGAATTGCTTCAAAGAAAGCCTACAATTACGATTCATTTTTGTTAAGCCATCTGGAAAGCGACAATATTCCAGAAGAAATTTACTTAAATCTTGTCAATACGGCGAAAAATAATACAAAACCATTGCAAAGATATTTAAAATTGAGAAAGAAAATTTTAGGACTTGAAAAATACTATAATTTTGACGGCTCAATTAACCTAATAGAATTTGACAAGGAATATGAGTATGATGATGCGAAGGAAATAGTGTTAAATTCAGTTGCTCCACTTGGAAAAGATTACGTAGAAAAAATGAAAAAAGCGATTTCAGAAGGCTGGCTGGATGTATTTGAGGCGAAAGGAAAAAGAACAGGAGCGTATTCTGCAGGAGTTTATGGAGTTCACCCATATATGCTTCTAAATTACAACAAGACTTTAGACAGCGTATTTACATTGGCACATGAACTGGGACATACCTTGCACACTCTTTATTCAGACGAAAATCAGCCTTTCTCGATGGCAGACTACACAATTTTCGTAGCGGAAGTGGCTTCTACATTTAACGAAAGATTACTGCTTGACTATATGCTGGAAAATACCAATGATCCAAAAGAAAGAATCGCACTGCTGGAGCAGGAAATTGGAAATATTGTTGGAACATTCTATTTTCAGGCATTACTAGCAGATTATGAATATCAGGCACACAAGCTGGCAGAAGCTGGAGAGCCGATTACAGCCGAAGTTTTGAGCAAAATTATGGAAGACTTGTTTGACAAATATTACGGCGACATAATTGAAAAAGATGATTTAATCTATATTTTCTGGGCAAGAGTTCCACACTTTTTCAACTCGCCATTTTACGTGTATCAATACGCAACTTGCTTTGCCTCATCAGCGATTTTATATGAAAAAATGATAAATTCAAGTGATGAAAGCGAGAAAAAACAAACACTAGACAAATACATTCAATTATTAAGCTCAGGAGGAAATGACTTCCCAATGGAACAGCTAAAAAAAGCAGGAGTTGACTTATCAAAAATTGAAACAATCGAGGCCGTGGCGAAACAGTTTGATTTGCTGTTAGATAAATTGGAAGTGGAAATTGGGAAGTTGTAG
- a CDS encoding type II toxin-antitoxin system RelB/DinJ family antitoxin, translating into MANANLSIRVDKETKEKANELFNKFGLTMTTAVNMFLKTAVRENRIPFELKLEEEPNEVTMKAIEEGRRIAKDDSVKGYDSIEELREALGV; encoded by the coding sequence ATGGCAAATGCAAATTTAAGTATTAGAGTTGATAAAGAAACAAAAGAAAAAGCGAACGAATTATTTAACAAATTTGGCTTGACAATGACAACAGCAGTAAATATGTTTTTAAAAACTGCAGTTAGAGAAAATAGAATTCCTTTTGAACTGAAATTGGAAGAAGAGCCAAATGAAGTAACAATGAAAGCAATTGAAGAAGGAAGACGGATTGCAAAAGACGATAGTGTAAAGGGATATGACAGCATAGAGGAGTTGAGAGAGGCACTTGGTGTATAA
- a CDS encoding OmpA family protein yields MKKVILLFTIILGFNLFSDNLKNNEIPFISSSYDEFFQKVEKLEEKIKNGDKKAINNLGNLYAKDENSRNIPKAKEYYRLAIKNGSEIARKNLEIVNKLPKLCPERSICENWTTIRFVEKDGKIVKMIIRGFPIDKEEVNKTEKQAIKEEIEYMLNVFFENEEFEIVGYADKTENNKNKLSLLRAEKMSEFLKQNGLRKDIKITKMIGKGSENPIDTNDTVEGRYNNRRVEILLKNGKVKEIDISKLLNQLRDE; encoded by the coding sequence ATGAAAAAAGTAATTTTACTTTTTACAATAATTTTAGGATTTAATTTATTTTCGGATAATTTAAAAAATAATGAGATACCTTTTATTTCTTCTTCATATGATGAATTTTTTCAAAAAGTAGAGAAATTAGAAGAAAAAATAAAAAATGGAGATAAAAAAGCGATTAATAATTTAGGGAATTTGTATGCGAAGGATGAAAATTCTCGAAATATTCCTAAGGCAAAAGAATATTATAGATTGGCGATTAAAAATGGTTCTGAAATTGCTAGGAAAAATTTGGAAATAGTAAATAAACTTCCAAAATTATGTCCTGAGAGATCAATATGTGAAAATTGGACAACAATTAGGTTTGTAGAAAAAGATGGAAAAATTGTGAAAATGATAATAAGAGGGTTTCCAATTGATAAGGAAGAAGTAAATAAAACTGAAAAACAGGCAATTAAAGAAGAAATAGAATACATGCTGAATGTTTTCTTTGAGAATGAAGAATTTGAAATTGTCGGATATGCTGATAAAACTGAGAATAATAAAAATAAATTATCTTTATTGAGAGCTGAAAAAATGTCAGAATTTCTGAAACAAAATGGATTGAGAAAAGATATAAAAATTACTAAAATGATTGGAAAAGGATCTGAAAATCCAATTGATACGAATGATACAGTAGAGGGAAGATACAATAATCGTCGTGTTGAAATTTTATTAAAAAATGGAAAAGTTAAGGAAATTGATATTAGTAAATTACTAAATCAGTTAAGAGATGAATAA